From a single Nematostella vectensis chromosome 3, jaNemVect1.1, whole genome shotgun sequence genomic region:
- the LOC5518731 gene encoding uncharacterized protein LOC5518731 isoform X3, with protein sequence MLTTSVFIIVAILYPSMEGRHLTRPKISQHKDLNDYSMDKEFARTTKKAEITGELEVNGTRFESMGCWRDAWARALTSLEGEHPLLMDPNYKTRTYAMFKCARAALDKHVTIFGLENGGQCFGTNEGSTKLATYGPSSDCRVNGKGGPWSLQAYRFLSRPAAQDSASLPMADVDTSPLLDESTEAPPRTGPTITTPVKAVEPATIRPQGGALPQTPVKGKQNKRVSDNKEFTHAMQARRPTLAMTTLQWLKKAQHDAIEAKVAAEAQAAFHSAQDPHVQLDEDHPQEHPHLPAAHPVSTGPLPPIHPSQHRPQEHPHLPAAAGRGATVKLTGLQNRQQQLQQIQEQLQRRKQLQKMQEELKHRKLLQEQEELKHRKLLQEQEELKHRKFLQEQEELKHRKLLQEKEDEIKHRKLIQQQEELKQRELLKQQEVKKQQKLLKQQERLKQQEEIRHRQLLKEQEELKHRKLLQEQQKLQHKKLQEEKLKHQKQEEEQQQLQHHKQEEEQLKHQQEQQHKTATLNSHQEHQPDKSLHALPGTLDHQESTQHSQKSKDSPVHTNIKPSVIVNTYNGGPVTPSSAIQMDMPIAEEVVPPPKTTEEISADDKQQDECFCPNKVCDANADLAFVIDGSSDIPQMYFSHVLDYLKALARGFNASQTQVSLMAYGDDATAAFNFGSVNTTSEIDDGIDAVSYMGGEPKTGNALYKAKKGLFEVSSRPGVSHALVLLTSGSASDEIGPPALELRNAGVKVTAIGLGKLANVKELIEIASEPKSSHVFTAFLDTLPERMDEIVTGVCSDVKGNLRERKEPCFCSANKPAKQDETLESSEQEISEKNKPADDKTASEPKKQEHPSSQTDTNQKKQDEESPTVTVTSDGEHTTVKVLDAQSPTPKVTINGKTNDGKSADGNTKSQQNTTYDITSVDPSLSNKLKNLDPQSNEEGKKTENHTQITINKSAKPPATNDSTDGSQISIAQPSTPLVKETGMHITPVNPPQTPNSQQSKQPVNKVENQDNSAEQSGHHTENSNSVQQTKPTIDRTSNSDSKLSKASTDSQSGSEQPIASIEPSKQNTPPANKTEGSPQPEKEKSETGVPKKDNKDGNTDKPAGDLMTNVSASSAHEVNVGILGKSIGGKTIDKKKNDDSDSHNVKSGGEAKTAEVSQSTQKDGSVGSPSSASGGKPQGQDLGQGQEGSEEQKVAEEEAKPPGDDQKQTQERQGQTEQTHGPDPGEVQGQEQGQGQDQSHVQGQEEGHSQDQGQEGTNQVPPQGEKTPISPYDEINQQLQKLQEQLKEEAAQQQRQQQVQQQQQQYQDTQVFPNTAAANNWNKEMAPGYGYQNQQSSMSSMQNNYGNSDSSPMYIPAGYEAPELALQAMSGQQSYPTVQPISNQDTFEQTPSMRDQQGFTAEQAQELAGMGANEQQETPIATEMLMSKQPISSSGPTVKREDCSVNLGVVLDSKTTAYSSDDNARKMLQFAKKVTHLFPVSPEGNRVGMMVYSGSPKLKVVHFDHFLDQDTMDKAIDSASYLNMEIKTGKVLNFAQEHLFSRVPAGKQNVLLLITDGVSYDDVTKPAVQLQHKGVEIFCVGVGDNVVRKELETIASSPQSDHVIMTSYNMLEATLEQIKQKVCSSAAKKENTHRASNRMPHDCDQAADIGFLIDGSRTIEVMGKGNFGTIIEFVKNVTKMFPLSRDAFSVGAVVYGSEPSLEIPLGSHNTSKGLLKALSKIKYPGTATKTGKALEYARLNLFGSRNARRKVPKILVVLTKGSSRDDIREASEDLHRDGVHVVSVGMGPVNDRMELANMASLPNKDNIVVSDYSKLSSNVNRLRDIICKATRKQKLDIK encoded by the exons AAGCTGGCAACATATGGGCCTTCTAGCGACTGCAGAG TTAATGGGAAAGGAGGACCTTGGAGTCTACAAGCATACAG ATTTCTTTCGCGTCCTGCCGCTCAAGACAGCGCGTCCTTGCCCATGGCAGATGTCGACACCTCTCCTCTGCTGGACGAGAGTACAGAAGCACCTCCGCGTACGGGCCCCACCATAACCACACCCGTGAAGGCGGTAGAACCTGCCACAATCCGCCCTCAAGGCGGCGCCCTGCCCCAGACGCCCGTGAAAGGGAAGCAGAACAAGCGAGTCAGCGATAACAAGGAATTCACGCATGCAATGCAGGCCAGAAGACCTACTCTTGCTATGACTACGTTACAGTGGTTGAAGAAAGCGCAGCACGACGCAATTGAGGCGAAGGTCGCGGCTGAG GCACAAGCTGCATTTCATTCCGCGCAAGATCCTCATGTACAACTAGATGAAGATCACCCACAAGAACACCCGCATCTCCCCGCCGCACATCCCGTTAGCACGGGACCCCTTCCGCCCATTCATCCATCACAACATCGACCTCAGGAGCACCCTCATCTTCCAGCTGCAGCAGGTAGAGGGGCGACAGTAAAGCTTACAGGGCTGCAAAACCGTCAACAGCAGTTGCAACAGATACAGGAACAACTTCAGCGGCGCAAGCAACTACAAAAAATGCAAGAAGAATTGAAACATCGCAAGTTACTCCAGGAACAGGAAGAACTGAAACATCGTAAGTTACTCCAGGAACAAGAAGAACTAAAACATCGCAAGTTTCTCCAGGAACAGGAAGAGTTGAAACATCGCAAGTTGCTCCAGGAAAAAGAAGACGAGATCAAGCACCGTAAACTAATCCAACAACAAGAAGAACTCAAACAGCGCGAACTGCTTAAACAGCAAGAGgtaaaaaaacagcaaaagcTACTCAAACAACAAGAACGTCTGAAACAGCAAGAGGAAATAAGACATCGCCAGTTGCTTAAAGAACAAGAAGAACTAAAACATCGCAAACTACTTCAGGAACAACAAAAACTGCAACATAAAAAACTTCAAGAAGAAAAACTAAAACACCAGAAGCAGGAAGAAGAGCAACAACAGCTACAACACCATAAGCAGGAAGAAGAACAGCTGAAACATCAGCAAGAACAGCAACATAAAACTGCAACGCTAAACAGCCACCAGGAACATCAACCTGATAAATCCCTTCATGCGCTGCCTGGCACGTTGGACCACCAAGAGTCCACGCAACACTCACAAAAGAGTAAAGACTCTCCCGTCCATACGAATATCAAGCCGTCTGTCATCGTGAACACGTATAATG GTGGGCCGGTGACCCCTAGCAGCGCCATCCAGATGGACATGCCCATAGCTGAGGAGGTGGTGCCCCCTCCTAAGACGACTGAAGAGATTTCCGCAGACGACAAGCAGCAAGACGAGTGCTTCTGCCCAAACAAAG TTTGTGATGCTAACGCTGACCTGGCTTTTGTAATCGACGGCTCATCTGATATACCACAGATGTATTTCTCACATGTGCTGGATTATCTGAAAGCGCTGGCCCGGGGATTCAACGCATCGCAGACTCAG GTCAGCCTGATGGCGTACGGTGATGATGCCACTGCTGCCTTCAACTTTGGCTCCGTCAACACAACGAGCGAGATCGATGACGGTATCGACGCCGTGAGCTATATGGGCGGGGAGCCCAAGACCGGTAATGCCCTGTACAAGGCTAAGAAGGGCCTGTTTGAGGTCTCCAGTAGGCCTGGTGTAAGTCACGCCTTAGTGCTGCTCACCAGTGGCAGCGCATCGGATGAGATAGGGCCGCCAGCGCTGGAGCTCCGTAATGCCGGTGTTAAG GTTACGGCCATTGGATTAGGAAAGCTTGCAAACGTGAAGGAGTTGATCGAGATAGCTTCAGAGCCCAAGTCTAGTCACGTGTTTACGGCATTCCTGGACACGTTACCAGAACGCATGGATGAGATCGTCACTGGTGTTTGTTCAG ACGTTAAAGGAAATTTGAGGGAGCGTAAAGAGCCGTGCTTCTGCTCTGCAAATAAGCCTGCAAAACAGGACGAGACTCTAGAATCTTCAGAGCAAGAAATAAGTGAGAAGAACAAGCCAGCAGATGACAAGACTGCAAGCGAACCAAAGAAACAAGAGCATCCTAGCTCTCAAACTGATACTAATCAGAAAAAACAGGACGAAGAATCACctacagtgacagtgacatcAGATGGGGAACACACAACAGTGAAGGTCCTCGATGCTCAAAGCCCTACTCCAAAAGTAACGATCAATGGAAAGACAAACGACGGGAAATCAGCAGATGGAAACACAAAGTCTCAACAAAACACAACATACGACATTACTTCAGTCGACCCCAGCTTGAGCAATAAGCTGAAGAATTTAGACCCTCAGAGCAATGAGGAAGGAAAGAAAACCGAAAACCACACTCAGATTACAATTAATAAGAGCGCTAAACCGCCAGCGACAAACGATTCCACTGACGGGTCTCAAATTTCTATAGCGCAACCTTCCACACCGCTTGTGAAAGAAACGGGTATGCACATTACTCCAGTAAACCCTCCTCAGACACCTAATTCTCAACAGAGTAAGCAGCCTGTAAATAAGGTGGAAAACCAGGATAACTCGGCGGAACAAAGCGGCCATCACACGGAAAATTCAAACTCGGTTCAACAAACCAAGCCTACCATTGACAGGACGTCAAACTCTGACTCAAAACTCAGCAAAGCTAGCACTGATAGTCAATCTGGTAGCGAGCAGCCAATAGCAAGTATTGAGCCTTCTAAGCAGAATACTCCCCCAGCCAACAAAACAGAGGGCTCTCCTCAACCAGAGAAAGAGAAATCCGAAACTGGTGTCCCGAAAAAGGACAATAAAGATGGAAATACGGATAAACCTGCTGGTGATCTGATGACTAATGTGAGTGCGTCGTCGGCGCATGAAGTAAATGTAGGCATATTGGGAAAGTCAATTGGCGGGAAAACTAtcgacaagaaaaaaaatgatgacaGTGATTCTCATAATGTGAAAAGTGGCGGAGAAGCCAAGACTGCAGAAGTTAGCCAGAGTACACAAAAGGATGGTTCGGTTGGATCCCCGAGTAGCGCAAGCGGAGGAAAGCCTCAGGGTCAGGACCTTGGGCAGGGACAGGAGGGAAGTGAGGAGCAGAAAGTAGCAGAGGAAGAAGCCAAGCCACCTGGAGACGATCAAAAACAGACACAGGAGCGGCAAGGTCAGACGGAACAGACCCACGGTCCGGATCCAGGTGAAGTTCAAGGTCAGGAACAAGGTCAGGGTCAGGACCAAAGTCATGttcaaggccaagaagaaggTCATAGTCAAGATCAAGGTCAGGAGGGTACTAACCAAGTGCCACCGCAGGGCGAGAAGACTCCTATATCACCGTATGATGAGATAAACCAGCAGCTACAGAAATTACAAGAGCAGTTGAAAGAAGAGGCTGCCCAACAGCAACGCCAACAACAAgtgcaacagcaacagcaacagtatcAAGATACG CAGGTTTTCCCAAATACCGCCGCAGCAAACAACTGGAACAAAGAGATGGCACCAGGTTACGGCTACCAAAACCAGCAGTCTTCAATGTCGTCCATGCAGAATAATTACGGTAACTCCGATTCCTCTCCGATGTACATTCCTGCCGGGTATGAAGCACCGGAACTAGCCTTGCAGGCTATGAGTGGTCAGCAGAGTTACCCTACTGTACAGCCAATCAGCAACCAGGACACGTTCGAACAGACGCCCTCGATGAGAGACCAGCAGGGGTTCACTGCAGAGCAGGCGCAAGAGCTGGCTGGGATGGGGGCAAATGAACAGCAGGAAACTCCCATAGCAACAGAGATGCTGATGAGCAAGCAGCCAATATCGAGTAGCGGGCCTACGGTTAAACGCGAAG attGCAGTGTGAACCTTGGGGTTGTTCTGGACAGCAAGACAACTGCATACAGTTCCGATGATAACGCCAGAAAAATGCTGCAATTTGCCAAAAAAGTGACCCATCTGTTCCCAGTGTCGCCCGAGGGGAACCGGGTGGGGATGATGGTGTACAGTGGCTCACCCAAACTGAAGGTCGTCCACTTTGATCATTTTCTAGACCAGGACACCATGGATAAGGCGATTGATAGCGCGAGCTACCTCAACATGGAAATCAAAACAG GAAAAGTTCTAAACTTTGCGCAAGAGCATCTCTTCTCGCGAGTACCCGCTGGCAAACAGAACGTTTTACTTCTCATCACGGACGGCGTCTcatatgatgacgtcacgaAGCCGGCTGTTCAGCTCCAGCACAAAGGCGTGGAGATATTCTGCGTCGGTGTCGGTGACAATGTCGTCCGAAAAGAACTTGAAACGATAGCCTCGTCGCCACAGTCGGATCACGTGATCATGACGTCATATAATATGTTAGAAGCGACTCTGGAGCAGATCAAACAGAAAGTTTGTTCATCAGCGGCCAAAAAAG AGAACACCCATCGCGCCTCTAATCGCATGCCACACGACTGTGACCAAGCCGCTGACATCGGATTTCTAATCGACGGATCACGGACGATAGAAGTCATGGGCAAGGGGAACTTTGGGACCATCATAGAGTTTGTAAAAAACGTCACGAAGATGTTCCCGCTGTCTCGGGATGCGTTCAGCGTGGGCGCTGTCGTGTACGGTTCCGAACCTTCCCTTGAAATACCACTAGGATCGCATAATACTTCAAAAGGACTTCTTAAGGCTCTCAGTAAAATCAAATACCCCGGAACTGCCACGAAAACCGGAAAGGCCTTGGAGTATGCTAGACTTAACTTGTTCGGGTCCCGAAACGCCCGTCGGAAAGTTCCGAAGATACTCGTGGTATTGACTAAGGGTTCGTCAAGGGATGATATCCGAGAAGCTTCCGAAGATTTACATAGGGACGGAGTGCATGTCGTGTCCGTCGGAATGGGTCCGGTCAATGATCGGATGGAGCTCGCAAATATGGCTTCATTGCCAAATAAGGATAATATTGTTGTTTCTGATTACTCGAAACTGTCGTCCAATGTAAATAGACTGCGCGATATCATCTGCAAAGCTACGAGAAAACAAAAGCTCGATATAAAGTGA
- the LOC5518731 gene encoding uncharacterized protein LOC5518731 isoform X2 — MLTTSVFIIVAILYPSMEGRHLTRPKISQHKDLNDYSMDKEFARTTKKAEITGELEVNGTRFESMGCWRDAWARALTSLEGEHPLLMDPNYKTRTYAMFKCARAALDKHVTIFGLENGGQCFGTNEGSTKLATYGPSSDCRVNGKGGPWSLQAYRFLSRPAAQDSASLPMADVDTSPLLDESTEAPPRTGPTITTPVKAVEPATIRPQGGALPQTPVKGKQNKRVSDNKEFTHAMQARRPTLAMTTLQWLKKAQHDAIEAKVAAEAQAAFHSAQDPHVQLDEDHPQEHPHLPAAHPVSTGPLPPIHPSQHRPQEHPHLPAAAGRGATVKLTGLQNRQQQLQQIQEQLQRRKQLQKMQEELKHRKLLQEQEELKHRKLLQEQEELKHRKFLQEQEELKHRKLLQEKEDEIKHRKLIQQQEELKQRELLKQQEVKKQQKLLKQQERLKQQEEIRHRQLLKEQEELKHRKLLQEQQKLQHKKLQEEKLKHQKQEEEQQQLQHHKQEEEQLKHQQEQQHKTATLNSHQEHQPDKSLHALPGTLDHQESTQHSQKSKDSPVHTNIKPSVIVNTYNGTKTSARSNIGGPVTPSSAIQMDMPIAEEVVPPPKTTEEISADDKQQDECFCPNKVCDANADLAFVIDGSSDIPQMYFSHVLDYLKALARGFNASQTQVSLMAYGDDATAAFNFGSVNTTSEIDDGIDAVSYMGGEPKTGNALYKAKKGLFEVSSRPGVSHALVLLTSGSASDEIGPPALELRNAGVKVTAIGLGKLANVKELIEIASEPKSSHVFTAFLDTLPERMDEIVTGVCSDVKGNLRERKEPCFCSANKPAKQDETLESSEQEISEKNKPADDKTASEPKKQEHPSSQTDTNQKKQDEESPTVTVTSDGEHTTVKVLDAQSPTPKVTINGKTNDGKSADGNTKSQQNTTYDITSVDPSLSNKLKNLDPQSNEEGKKTENHTQITINKSAKPPATNDSTDGSQISIAQPSTPLVKETGMHITPVNPPQTPNSQQSKQPVNKVENQDNSAEQSGHHTENSNSVQQTKPTIDRTSNSDSKLSKASTDSQSGSEQPIASIEPSKQNTPPANKTEGSPQPEKEKSETGVPKKDNKDGNTDKPAGDLMTNVSASSAHEVNVGILGKSIGGKTIDKKKNDDSDSHNVKSGGEAKTAEVSQSTQKDGSVGSPSSASGGKPQGQDLGQGQEGSEEQKVAEEEAKPPGDDQKQTQERQGQTEQTHGPDPGEVQGQEQGQGQDQSHVQGQEEGHSQDQGQEGTNQVPPQGEKTPISPYDEINQQLQKLQEQLKEEAAQQQRQQQVQQQQQQYQDTVFPNTAAANNWNKEMAPGYGYQNQQSSMSSMQNNYGNSDSSPMYIPAGYEAPELALQAMSGQQSYPTVQPISNQDTFEQTPSMRDQQGFTAEQAQELAGMGANEQQETPIATEMLMSKQPISSSGPTVKREDCSVNLGVVLDSKTTAYSSDDNARKMLQFAKKVTHLFPVSPEGNRVGMMVYSGSPKLKVVHFDHFLDQDTMDKAIDSASYLNMEIKTGKVLNFAQEHLFSRVPAGKQNVLLLITDGVSYDDVTKPAVQLQHKGVEIFCVGVGDNVVRKELETIASSPQSDHVIMTSYNMLEATLEQIKQKVCSSAAKKENTHRASNRMPHDCDQAADIGFLIDGSRTIEVMGKGNFGTIIEFVKNVTKMFPLSRDAFSVGAVVYGSEPSLEIPLGSHNTSKGLLKALSKIKYPGTATKTGKALEYARLNLFGSRNARRKVPKILVVLTKGSSRDDIREASEDLHRDGVHVVSVGMGPVNDRMELANMASLPNKDNIVVSDYSKLSSNVNRLRDIICKATRKQKLDIK; from the exons AAGCTGGCAACATATGGGCCTTCTAGCGACTGCAGAG TTAATGGGAAAGGAGGACCTTGGAGTCTACAAGCATACAG ATTTCTTTCGCGTCCTGCCGCTCAAGACAGCGCGTCCTTGCCCATGGCAGATGTCGACACCTCTCCTCTGCTGGACGAGAGTACAGAAGCACCTCCGCGTACGGGCCCCACCATAACCACACCCGTGAAGGCGGTAGAACCTGCCACAATCCGCCCTCAAGGCGGCGCCCTGCCCCAGACGCCCGTGAAAGGGAAGCAGAACAAGCGAGTCAGCGATAACAAGGAATTCACGCATGCAATGCAGGCCAGAAGACCTACTCTTGCTATGACTACGTTACAGTGGTTGAAGAAAGCGCAGCACGACGCAATTGAGGCGAAGGTCGCGGCTGAG GCACAAGCTGCATTTCATTCCGCGCAAGATCCTCATGTACAACTAGATGAAGATCACCCACAAGAACACCCGCATCTCCCCGCCGCACATCCCGTTAGCACGGGACCCCTTCCGCCCATTCATCCATCACAACATCGACCTCAGGAGCACCCTCATCTTCCAGCTGCAGCAGGTAGAGGGGCGACAGTAAAGCTTACAGGGCTGCAAAACCGTCAACAGCAGTTGCAACAGATACAGGAACAACTTCAGCGGCGCAAGCAACTACAAAAAATGCAAGAAGAATTGAAACATCGCAAGTTACTCCAGGAACAGGAAGAACTGAAACATCGTAAGTTACTCCAGGAACAAGAAGAACTAAAACATCGCAAGTTTCTCCAGGAACAGGAAGAGTTGAAACATCGCAAGTTGCTCCAGGAAAAAGAAGACGAGATCAAGCACCGTAAACTAATCCAACAACAAGAAGAACTCAAACAGCGCGAACTGCTTAAACAGCAAGAGgtaaaaaaacagcaaaagcTACTCAAACAACAAGAACGTCTGAAACAGCAAGAGGAAATAAGACATCGCCAGTTGCTTAAAGAACAAGAAGAACTAAAACATCGCAAACTACTTCAGGAACAACAAAAACTGCAACATAAAAAACTTCAAGAAGAAAAACTAAAACACCAGAAGCAGGAAGAAGAGCAACAACAGCTACAACACCATAAGCAGGAAGAAGAACAGCTGAAACATCAGCAAGAACAGCAACATAAAACTGCAACGCTAAACAGCCACCAGGAACATCAACCTGATAAATCCCTTCATGCGCTGCCTGGCACGTTGGACCACCAAGAGTCCACGCAACACTCACAAAAGAGTAAAGACTCTCCCGTCCATACGAATATCAAGCCGTCTGTCATCGTGAACACGTATAATGGTACGAAGACAAGCGCTCGGTCAAACATAG GTGGGCCGGTGACCCCTAGCAGCGCCATCCAGATGGACATGCCCATAGCTGAGGAGGTGGTGCCCCCTCCTAAGACGACTGAAGAGATTTCCGCAGACGACAAGCAGCAAGACGAGTGCTTCTGCCCAAACAAAG TTTGTGATGCTAACGCTGACCTGGCTTTTGTAATCGACGGCTCATCTGATATACCACAGATGTATTTCTCACATGTGCTGGATTATCTGAAAGCGCTGGCCCGGGGATTCAACGCATCGCAGACTCAG GTCAGCCTGATGGCGTACGGTGATGATGCCACTGCTGCCTTCAACTTTGGCTCCGTCAACACAACGAGCGAGATCGATGACGGTATCGACGCCGTGAGCTATATGGGCGGGGAGCCCAAGACCGGTAATGCCCTGTACAAGGCTAAGAAGGGCCTGTTTGAGGTCTCCAGTAGGCCTGGTGTAAGTCACGCCTTAGTGCTGCTCACCAGTGGCAGCGCATCGGATGAGATAGGGCCGCCAGCGCTGGAGCTCCGTAATGCCGGTGTTAAG GTTACGGCCATTGGATTAGGAAAGCTTGCAAACGTGAAGGAGTTGATCGAGATAGCTTCAGAGCCCAAGTCTAGTCACGTGTTTACGGCATTCCTGGACACGTTACCAGAACGCATGGATGAGATCGTCACTGGTGTTTGTTCAG ACGTTAAAGGAAATTTGAGGGAGCGTAAAGAGCCGTGCTTCTGCTCTGCAAATAAGCCTGCAAAACAGGACGAGACTCTAGAATCTTCAGAGCAAGAAATAAGTGAGAAGAACAAGCCAGCAGATGACAAGACTGCAAGCGAACCAAAGAAACAAGAGCATCCTAGCTCTCAAACTGATACTAATCAGAAAAAACAGGACGAAGAATCACctacagtgacagtgacatcAGATGGGGAACACACAACAGTGAAGGTCCTCGATGCTCAAAGCCCTACTCCAAAAGTAACGATCAATGGAAAGACAAACGACGGGAAATCAGCAGATGGAAACACAAAGTCTCAACAAAACACAACATACGACATTACTTCAGTCGACCCCAGCTTGAGCAATAAGCTGAAGAATTTAGACCCTCAGAGCAATGAGGAAGGAAAGAAAACCGAAAACCACACTCAGATTACAATTAATAAGAGCGCTAAACCGCCAGCGACAAACGATTCCACTGACGGGTCTCAAATTTCTATAGCGCAACCTTCCACACCGCTTGTGAAAGAAACGGGTATGCACATTACTCCAGTAAACCCTCCTCAGACACCTAATTCTCAACAGAGTAAGCAGCCTGTAAATAAGGTGGAAAACCAGGATAACTCGGCGGAACAAAGCGGCCATCACACGGAAAATTCAAACTCGGTTCAACAAACCAAGCCTACCATTGACAGGACGTCAAACTCTGACTCAAAACTCAGCAAAGCTAGCACTGATAGTCAATCTGGTAGCGAGCAGCCAATAGCAAGTATTGAGCCTTCTAAGCAGAATACTCCCCCAGCCAACAAAACAGAGGGCTCTCCTCAACCAGAGAAAGAGAAATCCGAAACTGGTGTCCCGAAAAAGGACAATAAAGATGGAAATACGGATAAACCTGCTGGTGATCTGATGACTAATGTGAGTGCGTCGTCGGCGCATGAAGTAAATGTAGGCATATTGGGAAAGTCAATTGGCGGGAAAACTAtcgacaagaaaaaaaatgatgacaGTGATTCTCATAATGTGAAAAGTGGCGGAGAAGCCAAGACTGCAGAAGTTAGCCAGAGTACACAAAAGGATGGTTCGGTTGGATCCCCGAGTAGCGCAAGCGGAGGAAAGCCTCAGGGTCAGGACCTTGGGCAGGGACAGGAGGGAAGTGAGGAGCAGAAAGTAGCAGAGGAAGAAGCCAAGCCACCTGGAGACGATCAAAAACAGACACAGGAGCGGCAAGGTCAGACGGAACAGACCCACGGTCCGGATCCAGGTGAAGTTCAAGGTCAGGAACAAGGTCAGGGTCAGGACCAAAGTCATGttcaaggccaagaagaaggTCATAGTCAAGATCAAGGTCAGGAGGGTACTAACCAAGTGCCACCGCAGGGCGAGAAGACTCCTATATCACCGTATGATGAGATAAACCAGCAGCTACAGAAATTACAAGAGCAGTTGAAAGAAGAGGCTGCCCAACAGCAACGCCAACAACAAgtgcaacagcaacagcaacagtatcAAGATACG GTTTTCCCAAATACCGCCGCAGCAAACAACTGGAACAAAGAGATGGCACCAGGTTACGGCTACCAAAACCAGCAGTCTTCAATGTCGTCCATGCAGAATAATTACGGTAACTCCGATTCCTCTCCGATGTACATTCCTGCCGGGTATGAAGCACCGGAACTAGCCTTGCAGGCTATGAGTGGTCAGCAGAGTTACCCTACTGTACAGCCAATCAGCAACCAGGACACGTTCGAACAGACGCCCTCGATGAGAGACCAGCAGGGGTTCACTGCAGAGCAGGCGCAAGAGCTGGCTGGGATGGGGGCAAATGAACAGCAGGAAACTCCCATAGCAACAGAGATGCTGATGAGCAAGCAGCCAATATCGAGTAGCGGGCCTACGGTTAAACGCGAAG attGCAGTGTGAACCTTGGGGTTGTTCTGGACAGCAAGACAACTGCATACAGTTCCGATGATAACGCCAGAAAAATGCTGCAATTTGCCAAAAAAGTGACCCATCTGTTCCCAGTGTCGCCCGAGGGGAACCGGGTGGGGATGATGGTGTACAGTGGCTCACCCAAACTGAAGGTCGTCCACTTTGATCATTTTCTAGACCAGGACACCATGGATAAGGCGATTGATAGCGCGAGCTACCTCAACATGGAAATCAAAACAG GAAAAGTTCTAAACTTTGCGCAAGAGCATCTCTTCTCGCGAGTACCCGCTGGCAAACAGAACGTTTTACTTCTCATCACGGACGGCGTCTcatatgatgacgtcacgaAGCCGGCTGTTCAGCTCCAGCACAAAGGCGTGGAGATATTCTGCGTCGGTGTCGGTGACAATGTCGTCCGAAAAGAACTTGAAACGATAGCCTCGTCGCCACAGTCGGATCACGTGATCATGACGTCATATAATATGTTAGAAGCGACTCTGGAGCAGATCAAACAGAAAGTTTGTTCATCAGCGGCCAAAAAAG AGAACACCCATCGCGCCTCTAATCGCATGCCACACGACTGTGACCAAGCCGCTGACATCGGATTTCTAATCGACGGATCACGGACGATAGAAGTCATGGGCAAGGGGAACTTTGGGACCATCATAGAGTTTGTAAAAAACGTCACGAAGATGTTCCCGCTGTCTCGGGATGCGTTCAGCGTGGGCGCTGTCGTGTACGGTTCCGAACCTTCCCTTGAAATACCACTAGGATCGCATAATACTTCAAAAGGACTTCTTAAGGCTCTCAGTAAAATCAAATACCCCGGAACTGCCACGAAAACCGGAAAGGCCTTGGAGTATGCTAGACTTAACTTGTTCGGGTCCCGAAACGCCCGTCGGAAAGTTCCGAAGATACTCGTGGTATTGACTAAGGGTTCGTCAAGGGATGATATCCGAGAAGCTTCCGAAGATTTACATAGGGACGGAGTGCATGTCGTGTCCGTCGGAATGGGTCCGGTCAATGATCGGATGGAGCTCGCAAATATGGCTTCATTGCCAAATAAGGATAATATTGTTGTTTCTGATTACTCGAAACTGTCGTCCAATGTAAATAGACTGCGCGATATCATCTGCAAAGCTACGAGAAAACAAAAGCTCGATATAAAGTGA